In a genomic window of Octopus sinensis linkage group LG16, ASM634580v1, whole genome shotgun sequence:
- the LOC115220415 gene encoding putative neutral sphingomyelinase isoform X2, translating into MFSLKVLTLNCWAFPFPWMCKDKEFRIKSLAKALSESEYDIILLQEIWCISDFEYLQLMISNKLPHSHYFYSGSFGSGMCVFTKFPINDVLYINFRLNGYAHKLQHGDWFAGKGVGLIKVEVNGLMINIYITHIHAEYSKDNDEYFTHRLIQSFQLSQFIKQTSEKCDVVFVGGDCNMESDSLSYKILTTNAMLNDAWLKKPDVIEEEFASTCELPDNCYTSAASKLIFPRGIRIDYLLFRSNSGTDITVNHYERVFGKIPDDSRNYSDHEGVSVTFNLKTASTAQACPARDAALLSDHLQAMISEISINACKLSSDKTFWIVLAIFSTVIMFLMNCFSVGGTFIPTFMNLLIALPAVSIIICIWNGVVINNIESKVFAATKEEAKYLLNSKKEN; encoded by the exons gGCCTTTCCCTTCCCATGGATGTGCAAGGACAAGGAGTTTAGGATTAAAAGCCTTGCGAAAGCCCTGTCAGAAAGTGAATATGATATCATTTTACTCCAAGAG ATTTGGTGCATATCTGACTTTGAATATTTAcagttaatgatttcaaataaattACCACATTCCCACTATTTTTACAG tGGCAGTTTTGGCAGTGGTATGTGTGTCTTCACAAAATTTCCAATCAACGATGTTCTCTATATCAATTTTCGTCTAAATGGCTATGCACACAAGTTACAGCACGGTGACTGGTTTGCTGGCAAAGGAGTTGGCCTTATCAAAGTTGAAGTCAATGGCTTAATGATCAACATCTACATAACACAT ATTCATGCAGAGTATAGTAAAGATAATGACGAATATTTCACCCATCGCTTGATCCAGTCATTTCAACTTAGCCAGTTTATAAAGCAGACTTCAGAGAAATGTGATGTTGTCTTTGTTGGCGGAGACTGTAATATGGAATCAGACTCCCTCAGTTACAAAATCCTTACTACCAATGCCATGTTAAATGATGCATGGTTGAAAAAG cCAGATGTCATTGAGGAGGAATTTGCTAGCACCTGTGAACTGCCTGACAACTGTTATACAAGTGCTGCTTCAAAATTGATATTTCCACGTGGCATAAGGATTGATTATCTGCTGTTTCGGTCTAATTCAG GTACAGACATAACCGTTAATCATTATGAAAGGGTCTTTGGAAAGATTCCTGATGATTCCCGGAACTACTCCGACCACGAAGGAGTTTCAGTTACCTTCAATTTAAAGACGGCATCTACAG cTCAAGCATGTCCAGCCAGAGATGCTGCACTTCTTTCAGACCATCTTCAGGCAATGATCAGTGAAATCAGCATAAATGCATGCAAATTGTCTTCAGATAAGACATTTTGGATTGTATTGGCAATATTCAGTACCGTCATCATGTTCTTAATGAATTGCTTCAGTGTGGGAGGAACATTTATTCCCACTTTCATGAATCTATTGATAGCTCTTCCAGCTGTCAGCATAATCATCTGCATATGGAATGGTGTTGTGATAAATAACATTGAATCCAAGGTGTTTGCAGCAACGAAAGAAGAGGCCAAATACCTTTTGAACAGCAAAAAGGAAAACTGA
- the LOC115220415 gene encoding putative neutral sphingomyelinase isoform X3, whose product MFSLRILTLNCWAFPFPWMCKDKEFRIKSLAKALSESEYDIILLQEIWCISDFEYLQLMISNKLPHSHYFYSGSFGSGMCVFTKFPINDVLYINFRLNGYAHKLQHGDWFAGKGVGLIKVEVNGLMINIYITHIHAEYSKDNDEYFTHRLIQSFQLSQFIKQTSEKCDVVFVGGDCNMESDSLSYKILTTNAMLNDAWLKKPDVIEEEFASTCELPDNCYTSAASKLIFPRGIRIDYLLFRSNSGTDITVNHYERVFGKIPDDSRNYSDHEGVSVTFNLKTASTAQACPARDAALLSDHLQAMISEISINACKLSSDKTFWIVLAIFSTVIMFLMNCFSVGGTFIPTFMNLLIALPAVSIIICIWNGVVINNIESKVFAATKEEAKYLLNSKKEN is encoded by the exons gGCCTTTCCCTTCCCATGGATGTGCAAGGACAAGGAGTTTAGGATTAAAAGCCTTGCGAAAGCCCTGTCAGAAAGTGAATATGATATCATTTTACTCCAAGAG ATTTGGTGCATATCTGACTTTGAATATTTAcagttaatgatttcaaataaattACCACATTCCCACTATTTTTACAG tGGCAGTTTTGGCAGTGGTATGTGTGTCTTCACAAAATTTCCAATCAACGATGTTCTCTATATCAATTTTCGTCTAAATGGCTATGCACACAAGTTACAGCACGGTGACTGGTTTGCTGGCAAAGGAGTTGGCCTTATCAAAGTTGAAGTCAATGGCTTAATGATCAACATCTACATAACACAT ATTCATGCAGAGTATAGTAAAGATAATGACGAATATTTCACCCATCGCTTGATCCAGTCATTTCAACTTAGCCAGTTTATAAAGCAGACTTCAGAGAAATGTGATGTTGTCTTTGTTGGCGGAGACTGTAATATGGAATCAGACTCCCTCAGTTACAAAATCCTTACTACCAATGCCATGTTAAATGATGCATGGTTGAAAAAG cCAGATGTCATTGAGGAGGAATTTGCTAGCACCTGTGAACTGCCTGACAACTGTTATACAAGTGCTGCTTCAAAATTGATATTTCCACGTGGCATAAGGATTGATTATCTGCTGTTTCGGTCTAATTCAG GTACAGACATAACCGTTAATCATTATGAAAGGGTCTTTGGAAAGATTCCTGATGATTCCCGGAACTACTCCGACCACGAAGGAGTTTCAGTTACCTTCAATTTAAAGACGGCATCTACAG cTCAAGCATGTCCAGCCAGAGATGCTGCACTTCTTTCAGACCATCTTCAGGCAATGATCAGTGAAATCAGCATAAATGCATGCAAATTGTCTTCAGATAAGACATTTTGGATTGTATTGGCAATATTCAGTACCGTCATCATGTTCTTAATGAATTGCTTCAGTGTGGGAGGAACATTTATTCCCACTTTCATGAATCTATTGATAGCTCTTCCAGCTGTCAGCATAATCATCTGCATATGGAATGGTGTTGTGATAAATAACATTGAATCCAAGGTGTTTGCAGCAACGAAAGAAGAGGCCAAATACCTTTTGAACAGCAAAAAGGAAAACTGA